The Pirellulimonas nuda genome includes a region encoding these proteins:
- a CDS encoding ExeA family protein — translation MHTQLDHSYLQHWGLANSPFRMQADPARAYPSSSIGEAIARVEYLVGERRRLAVLVGEQGVGKSLALAVAARELRRRGADVALVDAAGITTRELLWQTAVQLGAGPMESDETQKLWRRIADHLAENRWQGRASILLLDDCAALGPDQQSHLLRLARLESQTDARWTLLLAMEQGQLGRLCPQLLELIDMKIELERWEADDSEGYVQHALLAAGRLAPVFTDGGLAALHELAEGSPRHVARLADFALLAGAGAGAEQIDGALVQAAFDEIAWRPEGPDV, via the coding sequence ATGCACACGCAGCTCGACCATTCCTACCTGCAGCACTGGGGCCTGGCGAACTCGCCCTTCCGCATGCAGGCCGACCCCGCGCGGGCCTACCCCAGCAGCAGCATCGGCGAAGCGATCGCCCGGGTCGAGTACCTGGTGGGCGAACGCCGCCGGCTGGCGGTGCTGGTGGGAGAACAGGGGGTCGGCAAATCGCTGGCGCTGGCCGTGGCCGCCCGTGAGCTGCGGCGCCGGGGGGCGGACGTCGCCCTGGTGGACGCCGCGGGGATCACTACCCGTGAGCTGCTGTGGCAGACCGCCGTGCAGCTTGGCGCCGGGCCGATGGAGAGCGACGAGACGCAGAAGCTGTGGCGGCGGATTGCGGACCACCTGGCCGAGAACCGCTGGCAGGGGAGGGCTTCTATCTTGCTGCTAGACGACTGCGCCGCGCTGGGGCCCGACCAGCAGTCGCACCTGCTGCGGCTAGCGCGGCTGGAGAGCCAAACGGACGCCCGCTGGACGCTGCTGCTGGCGATGGAGCAGGGGCAGCTCGGGCGGCTCTGCCCACAACTGCTGGAGCTGATCGACATGAAGATCGAGCTGGAGCGGTGGGAGGCGGACGACTCCGAGGGGTACGTGCAGCACGCGCTGCTGGCCGCCGGCCGGCTGGCGCCGGTGTTCACCGACGGGGGGCTGGCGGCCCTGCACGAGCTGGCCGAGGGCTCTCCCCGGCACGTGGCGAGGCTGGCCGACTTTGCGCTGCTGGCTGGCGCCGGGGCGGGGGCGGAGCAGATCGACGGGGCGCTGGTGCAGGCCGCGTTCGACGAGATCGCTTGGCGCCCCGAGGGGCCGGACGTCTGA
- a CDS encoding alginate lyase family protein: MPSPLPRRCPARRRLRDCLVLVVACWPLGASRGATGDAPPADLVRRAERALRVTPPAVTQKQQPAAVGGPHDYVSTAPYFWPDPARPDGLPYIRRDGEVYPGARAKDTDVHRAGVMSATVTTLAHAYEATGEEKYAAHAARCLRTWFLDPRTRMTPHLNYAQGVPGVSAGRQFGIIEGTRFIGPLDQGRRLAGSASWTDADQRALMQWADDYLTWYLTSPFGRQERDTLNNHGTHYDVQVMRLALMLDRQELARDVAEAAKQKRIAAQIEPDGRQPHELARTKSFSYSKMNLGGMMSLADLADRVGVDLWGYESEDGRSIRKALDFVVPYLEDPSKKWPGKQIKSFDRGGYAPLLRQAARQYHEPAYAALADKLEAGRD; the protein is encoded by the coding sequence ATGCCCTCTCCTCTGCCACGCCGCTGCCCTGCCCGCCGGCGCCTGCGAGACTGCTTGGTGTTGGTCGTTGCCTGCTGGCCACTGGGGGCTTCCCGGGGGGCGACCGGCGACGCGCCGCCTGCCGACCTGGTGCGTCGGGCCGAGCGGGCCTTGCGGGTGACTCCCCCGGCGGTCACGCAGAAGCAGCAGCCCGCCGCGGTGGGCGGCCCGCACGACTACGTCAGCACCGCGCCCTACTTCTGGCCCGACCCCGCCCGGCCCGACGGACTCCCCTACATCCGCCGCGACGGCGAGGTCTACCCGGGGGCCCGCGCCAAAGACACCGACGTGCACCGCGCGGGGGTGATGAGCGCGACTGTGACGACGCTGGCCCACGCCTACGAGGCGACCGGGGAAGAGAAGTACGCCGCCCACGCCGCCCGCTGTTTGCGCACCTGGTTCTTGGACCCCCGGACGCGGATGACGCCCCACCTGAACTACGCCCAGGGGGTCCCCGGCGTGAGCGCCGGTCGGCAGTTCGGCATCATCGAGGGGACCAGGTTCATCGGCCCGCTCGACCAGGGCCGGCGCCTGGCGGGGTCGGCGTCGTGGACCGACGCCGACCAACGCGCCCTGATGCAGTGGGCAGACGACTACCTGACGTGGTACCTCACCAGCCCCTTCGGCCGGCAGGAACGCGACACGCTGAACAACCACGGCACGCACTACGACGTGCAGGTGATGCGGCTGGCGCTGATGCTGGATCGGCAAGAGCTGGCCCGCGACGTCGCCGAGGCCGCCAAGCAGAAGCGGATCGCGGCGCAGATCGAGCCGGACGGGCGGCAGCCGCACGAGCTGGCCCGCACCAAGTCGTTCAGCTACAGCAAGATGAACCTCGGGGGGATGATGAGCCTGGCCGACCTGGCGGACCGTGTGGGGGTCGACCTGTGGGGCTACGAGTCCGAGGACGGCCGGAGCATCCGCAAGGCGCTCGATTTTGTCGTGCCCTACCTCGAAGACCCGTCCAAAAAATGGCCCGGCAAGCAGATCAAGTCGTTCGACCGCGGCGGCTACGCCCCGCTGCTGCGGCAAGCAGCCCGGCAGTACCACGAGCCGGCCTACGCGGCGCTGGCCGACAAGCTAGAAGCGGGGCGAGACTAG
- a CDS encoding DUF4404 family protein has translation MTQQQLAETLERLHAELDSIDRVDDATRTALQKVTADIERLLDPEQPTTDQDVDDSRAGLQDLVIGFEAEHPKLAEALGRVADGLANLGI, from the coding sequence ATGACCCAACAACAACTCGCCGAGACGCTCGAACGGCTGCACGCCGAGCTCGACTCGATCGACCGCGTCGACGACGCTACCCGCACCGCGCTGCAGAAGGTGACCGCCGACATCGAGCGGCTGCTCGACCCGGAGCAACCCACGACCGACCAAGACGTGGACGATTCCCGCGCCGGGCTGCAGGACCTGGTGATCGGGTTCGAAGCAGAACACCCCAAGCTAGCCGAAGCGCTGGGACGCGTAGCAGACGGGCTGGCGAACCTAGGGATTTAG
- a CDS encoding RsmD family RNA methyltransferase: MPRRKPAAKPKTLPPEGPATDLRIVGGSMRGRKLAPALCEDDGDPVTRPMKHRVREAIFNLVGMRAKGTHALDLFAGTGALGLESISRGADWATFIERHIPTAAIVKQNMASLGVVDRCDLLTTSAFLWAKRDLPKGAAAWSAGPADAPWLAFVSPPYRFYQEREAEMRALVAALQAHSPAGSMVVVESDQQFDPGTLETPGDDPWDVRVYPPAVVGVWTKASR, encoded by the coding sequence ATGCCCCGCCGCAAGCCTGCCGCCAAGCCGAAAACGCTGCCCCCCGAGGGCCCCGCGACGGACCTCCGCATCGTCGGCGGCTCGATGCGCGGTCGCAAGCTGGCGCCGGCGTTGTGCGAGGACGACGGCGACCCGGTCACCCGGCCGATGAAGCACCGCGTGCGTGAGGCCATCTTCAACCTGGTGGGCATGCGGGCCAAAGGGACGCACGCGCTCGACCTGTTCGCCGGCACCGGCGCGCTGGGGCTGGAGTCCATCAGCCGCGGCGCCGACTGGGCGACGTTCATTGAACGCCACATCCCGACCGCGGCGATCGTCAAGCAGAACATGGCGTCGCTGGGGGTGGTAGACCGTTGCGACCTGCTCACTACCAGCGCCTTCTTGTGGGCCAAACGCGACCTGCCCAAGGGCGCCGCCGCTTGGTCGGCGGGGCCCGCTGACGCGCCTTGGCTGGCGTTTGTGAGCCCCCCTTATCGGTTCTACCAGGAGCGGGAAGCAGAGATGCGGGCGTTGGTCGCGGCGTTGCAGGCCCACTCCCCCGCCGGGAGCATGGTGGTGGTGGAGAGCGACCAGCAGTTCGACCCGGGTACGCTGGAGACCCCCGGAGACGACCCGTGGGATGTGCGTGTCTATCCCCCAGCCGTGGTCGGGGTTTGGACGAAGGCGTCGAGGTAG
- a CDS encoding peptidylprolyl isomerase: MKLNTQLVLSIGLILSASTTLAQEAQPAPAVAKFDKELADYRGALANIEKLNGEFQTAGEARRAELNKEVAAQVLAAKGELSEMIDAAIAAHQADPKADQRITDLLLTIARYDIIGAGEAEGGDQYERGLRVVNALIEGGNDQLELPVWGLVAAFVTNDFDLAEKYRDLAIEKGAFSKAPDEKDAAAQAVMAMAMNFAGQIDAQRQLWNAEQKIREAEAKADNLPRVKLTTTKGDIVVELFEDQAPQATANFITLAKKDFYKDVKFHRVLPRFMAQGGDPKGTGSGGPGYNIPCECYREDYRRHFRGTLSMAHAGRDTGGSQFFLTFVPTPNLDGKHTAFGRVVEGMEVLADLQRIDPQQPKGEVPDRILKAEVLRDRGHGYKFKKLPER; encoded by the coding sequence ATGAAGCTGAATACTCAACTGGTACTGTCGATCGGACTGATCTTGAGCGCCTCCACAACCCTGGCTCAGGAGGCCCAGCCCGCCCCCGCGGTCGCCAAGTTCGACAAAGAACTGGCCGACTACCGCGGGGCGCTGGCCAACATCGAGAAACTCAACGGCGAGTTCCAAACCGCCGGCGAGGCGCGCCGGGCGGAGTTGAACAAAGAGGTTGCCGCCCAGGTCCTCGCGGCCAAGGGCGAGCTGAGCGAGATGATCGACGCCGCGATCGCGGCGCACCAGGCCGACCCCAAGGCCGACCAACGGATCACCGACCTGCTGCTCACCATCGCACGCTACGACATCATTGGCGCCGGCGAGGCCGAGGGGGGCGATCAGTACGAACGCGGGCTGCGTGTGGTCAACGCGCTCATCGAGGGGGGCAATGATCAGCTCGAACTCCCCGTCTGGGGTCTCGTGGCGGCCTTCGTGACGAACGACTTCGACTTGGCCGAGAAGTACCGCGACCTGGCGATCGAGAAGGGCGCCTTCTCCAAGGCGCCCGACGAGAAGGACGCCGCGGCGCAGGCCGTAATGGCGATGGCGATGAACTTTGCGGGCCAGATCGACGCCCAGCGCCAGTTGTGGAACGCCGAGCAGAAGATCCGCGAGGCCGAGGCCAAGGCGGACAACCTGCCCCGCGTGAAGCTAACAACGACCAAGGGCGACATCGTGGTCGAGCTGTTCGAGGATCAGGCGCCGCAGGCGACCGCCAACTTCATCACGCTGGCCAAGAAGGACTTCTACAAAGACGTGAAGTTCCACCGAGTACTACCGCGGTTCATGGCCCAAGGGGGCGACCCCAAGGGGACCGGCTCCGGGGGCCCAGGCTACAACATCCCGTGCGAGTGCTACCGCGAAGACTACCGCCGCCACTTCCGCGGCACGCTCAGCATGGCCCACGCCGGCCGCGACACGGGGGGGAGCCAGTTCTTCCTCACCTTTGTCCCCACCCCCAATCTCGACGGCAAGCACACCGCGTTCGGCCGCGTGGTCGAAGGGATGGAAGTGCTGGCCGACCTGCAACGGATCGACCCCCAGCAGCCCAAGGGCGAGGTCCCCGACCGCATCCTCAAGGCCGAAGTCCTCCGCGACCGCGGCCACGGCTACAAGTTCAAGAAGCTTCCCGAGCGGTGA
- a CDS encoding zinc-binding metallopeptidase family protein, giving the protein MKSFDCTCGNALFLDSTRCVGCGKQTIMCPLCSQLRPLDDAEATTHRCANQACGAELRLCDNYTQHQVCNRGVADDADPLCDYCRMNDFIPDLSVEGNPEKWSRMERAKRRVLYGVQQVGLPIPQPGRPLPLALKFNFMADGAKRVTTGHADGVITINLHEADSVEREKRRVEFNEPARTLVGHFRHELGHYYWQLLVEPTKDGPNSIDVCRQLFGDERDPTYADAQKKYYAQGPAPDWRTRCISAYATMHPWEDFAETFAAYLDMAAIMETVTHYRPVEVDLNDFDAMLNAFHPIGVFSNELNRDQGLLDLVPEVFSPPVVEKLRFIHGMRGMAPVISGDPEAAEADNQVPATPPVTAASERS; this is encoded by the coding sequence ATGAAATCCTTCGACTGCACGTGCGGGAATGCCCTGTTCCTCGACAGCACCCGCTGCGTGGGCTGTGGTAAGCAGACCATCATGTGCCCGCTTTGCAGCCAGTTGAGGCCGCTCGACGATGCGGAGGCGACCACCCACCGCTGCGCGAACCAAGCGTGTGGCGCCGAGCTGCGGTTGTGCGACAACTACACGCAGCACCAGGTCTGCAACCGGGGGGTCGCGGATGACGCCGACCCTTTGTGCGACTACTGTCGCATGAACGATTTCATCCCCGACCTGTCGGTGGAGGGCAACCCAGAGAAGTGGAGCCGGATGGAGCGGGCCAAGCGGCGGGTGTTGTACGGGGTGCAACAGGTGGGACTACCCATCCCCCAGCCGGGCAGGCCGCTGCCGCTTGCCTTGAAATTCAACTTCATGGCCGACGGCGCCAAGCGGGTCACCACGGGGCACGCGGACGGGGTCATCACCATCAATCTGCACGAGGCCGACAGCGTCGAGCGCGAGAAGCGCCGCGTTGAGTTCAACGAGCCGGCGCGGACCTTGGTGGGGCACTTCCGGCACGAGCTGGGGCACTACTATTGGCAGTTGTTGGTGGAACCAACCAAGGATGGGCCCAACAGCATCGACGTGTGCCGCCAACTGTTTGGTGACGAGCGGGACCCGACCTACGCCGACGCGCAGAAGAAGTATTACGCCCAGGGGCCCGCCCCCGATTGGCGGACCCGATGCATCAGCGCCTACGCCACAATGCACCCCTGGGAGGACTTCGCCGAGACGTTTGCCGCGTACCTCGACATGGCGGCCATCATGGAAACGGTCACCCACTACCGCCCGGTGGAGGTCGACCTGAACGACTTCGACGCGATGCTCAACGCGTTCCATCCGATCGGGGTCTTCTCGAACGAGCTGAACCGCGACCAGGGGTTGCTGGACCTGGTGCCAGAAGTGTTTTCACCCCCGGTTGTAGAGAAGCTGCGTTTCATCCACGGGATGCGGGGGATGGCGCCCGTGATCAGCGGCGATCCGGAAGCAGCGGAAGCGGACAACCAAGTTCCCGCTACCCCCCCCGTGACCGCCGCGAGCGAACGTTCATAA
- the ilvB gene encoding biosynthetic-type acetolactate synthase large subunit: protein MSSATAQKPATKSDLVSGADILVQSLVNHGVDIIFAYPGGCSMPLHQALTRHADSIRTILPRHEQGGAFAAQGIARSSGEVGVCMATSGPGATNLVTAIADAKLDSVPLIAITGQVPTKVIGTDAFQETPIVEVCRGITKHHYLVTDVKDVARVVREAFVIASTGRPGPVLIDMPKDVQLALCEPDYEAPLNLPGYLNAQGTVDVPLARPEQIKQMAAAIKRAKRPVIYAGGGIITSGASEELRTLVKKTGIPITTTVMGLGVYPSTDPLSLDMLGMHGSVYANYAVDGADLLIALGVRFDDRVTGKVEEFCKHGKIIHVDIDAAELNKNKEAHIPVQSDVKHALAELNKIVEAPEEISGWVKQCQAWKKEEPFRYNEDFPGIVQQHAIRTLWETVHELDPVIAVGVGQHQMWAAQFYKFDQPRAWLSSSGLGTMGFGLPAAMGAQSRWPDRLVIDIDGDGSFLMNVQELATCACEKLPVKVLLLNNQHLGMVVQWEDRFMKGNRAHTYLGPIDNPEWSGQGDGVGSLDPAERYPNFVQIAKGFGCGAAYVDKKADLPAAIKEMLAHDGPYVLDVATPYQEHVLPMIPGGMTVKDIIRE, encoded by the coding sequence ATGTCTTCCGCCACCGCCCAAAAGCCAGCCACCAAGAGCGACCTCGTTAGCGGGGCCGACATCCTCGTCCAATCGCTGGTGAACCACGGCGTCGACATCATCTTCGCCTACCCGGGCGGGTGCAGTATGCCCCTGCACCAGGCGCTGACACGGCACGCGGACAGCATCCGCACGATCCTCCCTCGGCACGAGCAGGGGGGCGCCTTCGCCGCGCAGGGCATCGCCCGAAGCAGCGGCGAGGTGGGCGTTTGTATGGCCACTAGCGGCCCGGGCGCCACGAACCTAGTGACGGCCATCGCCGACGCCAAGCTCGACAGCGTGCCGCTGATCGCGATCACCGGTCAGGTGCCGACCAAGGTGATCGGCACCGATGCGTTCCAAGAAACGCCCATCGTCGAAGTCTGCCGCGGCATCACCAAGCACCACTACTTGGTCACGGACGTGAAAGACGTGGCCCGCGTGGTCCGCGAAGCGTTTGTGATTGCGTCCACCGGCCGCCCCGGCCCGGTGTTGATCGACATGCCCAAGGACGTGCAGCTCGCCCTATGCGAGCCCGACTACGAGGCGCCGCTCAACCTGCCCGGCTATCTCAACGCCCAAGGGACCGTTGACGTGCCCTTGGCTCGTCCCGAACAGATCAAGCAGATGGCCGCCGCCATCAAGCGGGCCAAGCGGCCGGTGATCTATGCGGGTGGGGGGATCATCACGTCGGGCGCCTCTGAGGAGCTCCGCACGCTGGTCAAAAAGACCGGCATCCCGATCACCACCACCGTCATGGGCCTGGGGGTCTACCCCTCCACCGACCCGCTGTCGCTCGACATGCTGGGCATGCACGGCAGCGTTTACGCCAACTACGCCGTTGATGGCGCCGACCTGCTGATCGCCCTGGGCGTGCGGTTCGACGACCGCGTGACGGGCAAGGTGGAAGAGTTCTGCAAGCACGGCAAGATCATCCATGTCGACATCGATGCGGCCGAGCTGAACAAGAACAAGGAAGCCCACATCCCCGTTCAGAGTGACGTGAAGCACGCTCTGGCGGAGCTGAACAAGATCGTTGAGGCCCCGGAAGAGATCTCCGGCTGGGTCAAGCAGTGCCAGGCGTGGAAGAAGGAAGAGCCCTTCCGCTACAACGAAGATTTCCCCGGCATTGTCCAGCAGCACGCCATCCGCACGCTGTGGGAGACGGTCCACGAACTCGACCCGGTGATCGCGGTCGGCGTCGGGCAGCACCAGATGTGGGCCGCCCAGTTCTACAAGTTCGATCAGCCCCGCGCGTGGCTCAGCAGCAGCGGCCTCGGGACGATGGGCTTCGGCCTCCCGGCCGCCATGGGCGCCCAGAGCCGCTGGCCCGACCGGCTGGTGATCGACATCGACGGCGACGGCAGCTTCTTGATGAACGTCCAGGAACTAGCCACCTGCGCCTGCGAAAAACTCCCCGTGAAGGTGCTGCTGCTCAACAATCAGCACCTCGGCATGGTGGTGCAGTGGGAAGACCGCTTCATGAAGGGGAACCGCGCCCACACCTACCTCGGCCCCATCGACAACCCAGAGTGGTCGGGCCAGGGAGACGGCGTTGGCTCGCTCGACCCCGCGGAGCGCTACCCCAACTTCGTGCAGATCGCCAAGGGCTTCGGCTGCGGCGCCGCGTACGTCGACAAGAAGGCCGACCTGCCGGCCGCGATCAAGGAGATGCTGGCCCACGACGGCCCGTACGTCCTGGACGTAGCGACCCCGTACCAGGAACACGTGCTGCCGATGATCCCCGGGGGGATGACCGTCAAGGACATCATCCGGGAATAG
- a CDS encoding class I SAM-dependent methyltransferase: protein MAIDETKLNELLGKMVNDMGAAAVAPLVVLGDKLGLYRALAADGPLSTEELADKTGTTERYVREWCAAQAGSGYIDLDPKTGKFCMTPEQQAVFADSDSPTCMTGGYYSISSMFIDEPKITHAFQTGEGVAWGDHSACLFCGVEKFFRPGYMASLVAEWLPALDGVVEKLERGAKVADVGCGHGASTLIMAEAFPRSTFVGFDFHEPSVQHANALAKEAGLKNVRFEVAAAKHFPGAGYDLVALFDCLHDMGDPVGAAAHARQALAPDGTLMLVEPFAHDELADNLNPVGRMFYSFSTMICTPASTSQEVGLALGAQAGEKRLREVVEAAGFSKFRRANATAFDMLLEARL from the coding sequence ATGGCGATCGACGAAACCAAGCTAAACGAACTGCTGGGCAAGATGGTGAACGACATGGGCGCCGCGGCCGTGGCGCCGCTGGTGGTGCTGGGAGACAAGCTGGGGCTGTACCGCGCCCTGGCCGCGGACGGGCCGCTCTCCACCGAGGAGCTGGCGGACAAGACCGGCACGACCGAGCGCTACGTGCGCGAGTGGTGCGCCGCGCAGGCCGGCTCGGGGTACATCGACCTCGACCCCAAGACCGGCAAGTTCTGCATGACGCCGGAGCAGCAGGCCGTGTTTGCAGACAGCGATAGCCCCACCTGCATGACCGGGGGTTATTACTCCATCAGCTCGATGTTCATCGACGAGCCGAAGATCACCCACGCCTTCCAGACCGGCGAAGGGGTGGCCTGGGGAGACCACAGCGCGTGCCTGTTCTGCGGCGTCGAGAAGTTCTTCCGCCCCGGCTACATGGCGAGCCTGGTGGCCGAATGGCTGCCGGCGCTCGACGGCGTGGTCGAGAAGCTCGAGCGCGGGGCGAAGGTGGCCGACGTCGGCTGCGGCCACGGCGCCTCGACGCTAATCATGGCCGAGGCGTTCCCGCGTTCCACCTTCGTCGGGTTCGACTTCCACGAGCCCTCCGTCCAGCACGCCAACGCGCTGGCGAAAGAAGCGGGGCTCAAGAACGTCCGCTTCGAAGTGGCGGCCGCCAAGCACTTCCCCGGCGCGGGCTACGACCTGGTGGCGCTGTTCGACTGCCTGCACGACATGGGCGACCCGGTCGGCGCCGCGGCCCACGCACGGCAGGCGCTGGCGCCCGACGGCACGCTGATGCTGGTCGAGCCGTTCGCCCACGACGAGCTAGCGGACAACCTGAACCCGGTGGGGCGGATGTTCTACAGCTTCTCCACGATGATCTGCACGCCGGCGTCGACCAGCCAAGAAGTAGGCCTAGCGCTCGGCGCCCAAGCCGGCGAGAAGCGGCTGCGCGAGGTGGTCGAAGCGGCCGGCTTTAGCAAGTTCCGCAGGGCGAACGCGACGGCGTTTGATATGTTGCTGGAGGCGCGGTTGTAG
- a CDS encoding DUF433 domain-containing protein: MEPIITSNPRIMHGEPCFAGTRVAVRTFFDHLEAGYTVTGFLEQFPTVRREHVDGLLAELRAASARSAVPA, encoded by the coding sequence ATGGAACCCATCATCACCAGCAACCCCCGCATCATGCACGGCGAGCCTTGTTTCGCCGGCACCCGGGTCGCCGTGCGGACGTTCTTCGACCACCTAGAGGCCGGGTACACCGTGACCGGGTTCCTGGAGCAGTTCCCGACAGTTCGCCGCGAGCACGTGGACGGGCTGCTCGCGGAATTGCGGGCTGCTTCCGCCCGGTCTGCCGTGCCCGCATGA
- a CDS encoding SOS response-associated peptidase, with translation MCGRFTLKTPARDLIAALDLASSDRQLGLFEPRWNIAPTQQVPVVRLDGGAREAVAMRWGLIPSWSKEPGKGAPLINARSETVAEKPSFRTALKRRRCLMPADGFYEWQESGGKGAKQPFYIHRKDDGPFAFAALWECWRSKEDPAAAPVESCTLVNTEAVGWMTEIHHRMPVILEPKDFDVWLDPELQEAGPLAPLFAPAEHNELVAQPVSTYVNKATNEGPRCVEVQKTLF, from the coding sequence ATGTGCGGCCGCTTCACCCTCAAGACCCCCGCGCGCGACTTGATCGCGGCGCTGGACCTCGCCAGCAGCGACCGGCAGCTTGGGCTGTTCGAGCCGCGGTGGAATATAGCGCCCACGCAGCAGGTTCCGGTGGTGCGGCTGGACGGCGGGGCGCGAGAGGCCGTGGCGATGCGGTGGGGGCTGATCCCGAGCTGGTCGAAGGAGCCGGGCAAGGGGGCGCCGTTGATCAACGCCCGCAGCGAGACCGTGGCCGAGAAGCCGTCGTTCCGCACGGCGCTAAAGCGGCGCCGCTGCCTGATGCCGGCCGACGGCTTTTACGAGTGGCAGGAGTCCGGTGGCAAGGGCGCCAAGCAGCCGTTTTACATCCACCGCAAAGACGACGGGCCGTTTGCCTTTGCCGCGTTGTGGGAGTGCTGGCGGAGCAAAGAAGACCCCGCGGCGGCGCCGGTGGAGAGTTGTACGCTGGTCAACACCGAGGCGGTGGGCTGGATGACCGAGATCCACCACCGCATGCCGGTGATCTTAGAACCGAAGGATTTTGACGTGTGGCTCGACCCAGAGCTGCAAGAAGCGGGGCCGCTGGCGCCGTTGTTCGCGCCGGCCGAGCACAACGAGCTGGTGGCCCAGCCGGTGTCGACGTACGTGAACAAGGCGACGAACGAGGGGCCCAGGTGTGTCGAGGTGCAGAAGACTTTGTTTTGA
- a CDS encoding 16S rRNA (uracil(1498)-N(3))-methyltransferase: MPDRYFSETPIEGPLATLAGSEAHHLLHVMRAGPGDRVTLFDGAGAEFDAEVQTLARATATLRVLERREVSRESARELVLAVAIPKGDRQKWLVEKLTELGVTSLVPLLTERSVVRLAGSALDKLRRNVVEASKQCGRNRLMEITAPRSWNECIEGFPEHRRLVAHPGVAAGLTAGSQTPTVVAVGPEGGLTDHEVELAQQHGWRPIALGPRILRIETAAIAAATLVALADGGNHG, from the coding sequence ATGCCCGACCGCTACTTCTCCGAAACGCCCATCGAAGGCCCGCTAGCAACGCTGGCGGGGTCCGAAGCCCACCACTTGCTGCACGTCATGCGCGCGGGGCCGGGCGACCGCGTCACGCTGTTCGACGGCGCCGGCGCCGAGTTCGACGCCGAGGTCCAAACCTTGGCGCGGGCCACCGCCACGCTACGCGTTCTAGAACGTCGTGAAGTCAGCCGCGAGTCTGCACGCGAGCTCGTGCTGGCGGTCGCCATCCCCAAGGGGGACCGCCAGAAGTGGCTCGTCGAGAAACTCACCGAGCTAGGCGTCACGTCGCTCGTGCCGCTGCTCACCGAACGCTCCGTAGTCCGCCTCGCCGGCAGCGCTCTGGATAAACTCCGCCGCAACGTCGTCGAAGCCTCAAAGCAGTGCGGCCGCAACCGGTTGATGGAGATCACCGCGCCTCGGTCGTGGAATGAGTGCATCGAAGGTTTCCCGGAACACCGCAGGCTCGTCGCGCACCCGGGGGTCGCGGCGGGACTCACTGCCGGATCGCAAACCCCGACCGTCGTCGCCGTCGGCCCCGAGGGGGGGCTCACCGACCATGAGGTCGAGCTCGCCCAGCAGCACGGCTGGCGCCCCATCGCGCTGGGCCCGCGCATCCTCCGCATCGAAACCGCCGCCATCGCCGCGGCCACGCTGGTTGCTCTGGCCGACGGCGGGAACCACGGATAG